The Paramisgurnus dabryanus chromosome 6, PD_genome_1.1, whole genome shotgun sequence genome has a window encoding:
- the chst2a gene encoding carbohydrate sulfotransferase 2a: MKNRPYSLKFTPPWEKNAGFGRKHKPYTRSHTKIIANPGMVMKVLRRKKIILFLAYVLLVALTMLNLANYKWTKEPQQCNQPMQGLNFQSRSDVRIFYKAPQVKKRQLVYVLTTWRSGSSFFGELFNQNPDVFFLYEPVWHIWQKLYPGDAVSLQGAARDMLRSLYRCDFSVFQLYNSPGAKNITSLGLFGATLNKVTCSYPLCSSYRKDVVGMVDENVCKKCPSQNLQVLEEECLKYNTIVIKGVRILDINILAPLMEDPNLNLKVIHLVRDPRAVANSRIKSRHGLIRENLQVVRSRDPKHRRVPFMDPNHKVNKKDGSDYHSIGAMEVICQQMYKTLQTALYSPSWLKGKYMTVRYEDLVENPVKTVGNVYGFVNLSANHDINVFVMNMTTGTNSSTKPFIVSSRNATQAASAWRTVLNYQQIRQVEEYCHNAMSLLGYLRVRTSAEAKDLRRSLLTVPKI, from the coding sequence atgaaaaacagacCCTACTCACTAAAATTCACACCACCATGGGAGAAAAATGCTGGTTTTGGAAGAAAACACAAGCCTTACACAAGAAGCCACACCAAAATAATAGCCAACCCCGGTATGGTCATGAAAGTGCTACGACGGAAGAAGATAATCCTATTTCTTGCCTATGTTCTGCTGGTGGCTTTGACCATGTTGAACCTGGCTAATTACAAATGGACCAAAGAGCCTCAGCAATGCAACCAGCCAATGCAGGGACTGAATTTCCAAAGCCGATCAGACGTCCGTATATTTTACAAAGCCCCACAAGTAAAGAAAAGGCAGCTCGTGTACGTGTTGACCACTTGGAGATCCGGATCTTCTTTTTTTGGGGAGCTCTTTAACCAAAACCCAGACGTGTTCTTCTTGTATGAACCGGTGTGGCATATTTGGCAAAAGCTGTACCCTGGGGATGCCGTGTCTCTCCAGGGAGCTGCCAGGGACATGCTCCGCTCTCTTTACAGATGTGATTTCTCAGTTTTTCAGTTGTACAACAGCCCCGGGGCAAAGAACATAACCTCTCTTGGACTTTTTGGCGCCACTCTTAATAAGGTCACCTGCTCCTACCCTCTCTGTTCATCATACAGGAAAGATGTAGTGGGGATGGTGGATGAAaacgtttgtaaaaaatgcCCTTCACAGAACCTGCAAGTGCTGGAGGAAGAGTGTTTAAAATACAACACTATAGTTATCAAAGGAGTCCGCATTTTGGATATTAATATTCTGGCCCCCTTAATGGAAGATCCCAATCTAAATTTGAAAGTAATCCACTTGGTTCGAGACCCCAGGGCGGTGGCCAACTCCAGGATTAAATCTAGACACGGGCTGATACGAGAGAACTTACAAGTCGTACGCAGCAGAGACCCCAAGCATCGTCGTGTGCCATTCATGGATCCAAACCATAAAGTGAACAAAAAGGATGGTTCAGACTATCACTCCATAGGAGCTATGGAGGTTATCTGCCAACAGATGTATAAAACTCTACAAACTGCCCTCTACTCCCCCAGCTGGCTTAAGGGAAAATACATGACTGTACGATACGAGGACCTGGTGGAGAACCCTGTTAAAACTGTTGGGAATGTTTATGGCTTTGTTAATCTTTCAGCCAATCACGACATCAACGTCTTCGTCATGAATATGACCACAGGAACGAACTCCTCCACTAAACCGTTCATCGTATCCTCCAGAAATGCAACACAAGCGGCGAGTGCCTGGAGAACTGTGCTTAACTACCAGCAGATCAGACAGGTGGAGGAGTATTGTCATAATGCAATGTCTCTACTCGGATACCTGCGTGTTCGCACGTCTGCAGAGGCAAAAGATTTGAGAAGATCGTTATTGACAGTGCCCAAAATTTAA